The genomic DNA GACGACCACCACCCCCCTGTCGGCCAGCGCGCGGGCGTCGGAGAAGTGGCCGCCGCCCACCGCGCCGTCGCCGTGCACCCACACCATCACCGGCCGCCGCGCGCCGGCGGCCGGGCGGGTCCCGCCTGGGGTGGTCACGTTGAGGAAGAGGCAGTCCTCCTCCTCGCTGCGGGTGTCGGCGTAGTCGGTGCCGACCTGCGGGCACATGGCGCCCGGCTTGGTGGCGTCCTTGACGCCCTGCCAGGCGGGAGCGGGGCGGGGCGACTCCCAGCGGCCCGCGGTGGCGTAGCGGATGCCCTGGAACAGGCGGTGGTCTCCGGTCACGGTGCCGCGCACCGCGCCCCGGTCCGTCCTGACGACCGCGGGATCGGCGGTGTCCGTACGAGCGACCGCGCTCCCGGCGCCGGTGGCGCATCCGGTGAGCAGCACGGCCGTAGCCAGCAGAATTCTCATGACTCCACGGTCGCGGACCCCCTCCCTCCCGCAGAAGGTTCATCGATCCGGGATCGCGCGGGACAAATGTCCCGGCCCCCGAGGGCGTGTCGGTGCTCGGCATTACCATCTCCCCGACGGGTCCAGATCGGAACGGTAGGGCATGAACGATCACCGGCTGCCGCAGGAGCTGTGCCAGCTGTTCGCCGACGGCGGCAGGGGGCGGGCGCTCACGGCCGCTCTCCCGCCGGGCGACGTCGTCTGGCCCGACGCCGGCTACACCGGGCAGGGCGAGCCGGTCCGGCCCGCGTTCTGGATGAGCGACGTCCCGGTGACCGGCCGGGAGTGGGCGGGCTTCCGCGCCGAGCACGCCGGCAGCGGCCTGTGGCCGGTGCTGCTCGACGAGTCGGCGCAGCCCTGGTCGATCGGGCAGGTGGTGCCCGACGAGGCGGCGCAGATCGACCATTTCACGGCCGAGGGGTTCATGACCGAGGTGTGGCAGGAGTGGGTGGCGCAGATGCCGGCCGGGGCGCTGGAGGAGCTCGACCCCTACGGCGCGTTCTGTCCCGGCCTGGCCGCCCCGGGGGTGCCGAAGGCCGACCCCGGCGAGGTGGCCG from Nonomuraea muscovyensis includes the following:
- a CDS encoding DUF4253 domain-containing protein, translated to MNDHRLPQELCQLFADGGRGRALTAALPPGDVVWPDAGYTGQGEPVRPAFWMSDVPVTGREWAGFRAEHAGSGLWPVLLDESAQPWSIGQVVPDEAAQIDHFTAEGFMTEVWQEWVAQMPAGALEELDPYGAFCPGLAAPGVPKADPGEVADWYADRLAARGMPLGLVAARRGADALAVMGWQGALHHNEWMVPLAAVVRSWEERFGARVVCVGFNTLELSVAAPPVDTEHALHVAAEHWAFCPDNVVQGPGDLRGYAEQIIGGHTWSFWWD